From Streptosporangiales bacterium, one genomic window encodes:
- a CDS encoding helix-turn-helix domain-containing protein — MTARDGPQDQDAPAEESRGVHFIQSLERGLNVIKAFDANAPELTLSEVARATNLTRAAARRFLLTLADLGYVRSDGRQFSLTPRVLDLGYAYLSALSLPEVAEPHLERLAAEVHESTSVSVLDGDDIIYVARIPTSRIMTVAINVGTRFPAYATSMGRVLLAGLPEGDLDDYISRTIRRRLTEHTTTSAEDLRKELDGVRSHGWSLVDQELEDGLRSIAAPIRDKSGRVVAAANVSTAASRTSTAKMRRELLPPLLTATQRIEADLRAARS, encoded by the coding sequence ATGACAGCGCGCGACGGACCGCAGGACCAGGACGCTCCGGCCGAGGAGTCGCGCGGCGTCCACTTCATCCAGTCGCTCGAACGCGGGCTCAACGTCATCAAGGCGTTCGACGCGAACGCACCCGAGCTGACCCTGAGCGAGGTCGCGCGCGCCACCAACCTCACCAGAGCGGCCGCGCGCCGGTTCCTGCTCACCCTCGCCGACCTCGGCTACGTCCGCAGCGACGGCCGGCAGTTCTCCCTGACGCCCCGCGTCCTCGACCTCGGGTACGCCTACCTCTCGGCACTGTCGCTTCCCGAGGTCGCCGAGCCGCACCTGGAGCGCCTGGCCGCCGAGGTGCACGAGTCGACCTCGGTGTCGGTGCTCGACGGCGACGACATCATCTACGTCGCCCGCATCCCGACCTCGCGCATCATGACCGTCGCCATCAACGTCGGCACCCGCTTCCCCGCGTACGCCACGTCGATGGGCCGGGTGCTGCTCGCCGGCCTGCCCGAAGGCGATCTCGACGACTACATCAGCCGTACGATCCGGCGCCGGCTCACCGAGCACACCACGACGTCCGCGGAGGACCTGCGCAAGGAGCTCGACGGCGTGCGCAGCCACGGCTGGTCGCTCGTCGACCAGGAGCTGGAGGACGGCCTGCGCTCGATCGCCGCGCCGATCAGGGACAAGAGCGGACGCGTGGTCGCGGCGGCCAACGTCTCGACCGCGGCCAGCCGCACGTCCACCGCGAAGATGCGGCGCGAGCTGCTGCCACCGCTGCTCACCGCGACGCAACGGATCGAGGCCGACCTCCGTGCCGCGAGGTCGTAA